One Salmo salar unplaced genomic scaffold, Ssal_v3.1, whole genome shotgun sequence genomic region harbors:
- the LOC123731940 gene encoding ubiquitin carboxyl-terminal hydrolase 37-like — translation MVPHLHSASPQALTNLAPSIQGSIPQTLTSQVSSPAGEAKDSTLCCSDSNDQEPEKVLLTASVKQQPVKSVNGYYQLTGVVSHLGGSANSGHYISDILHASGNWFCCNDSQVSMSNEATVLRTRARSAYMLFYMFRAREREAPAHRA, via the exons ATGGTGCCACACCTGCACAGTGCCAGCCCACAGGCCCTCACCAACCTGGCCCCCAGCATCCAGGGGTCCATCCCCCAGACCCTCACCAGCCAAGTCTCCAGCCCAGCTGGAGAGGCCAAAGACAGCACCCTCTGCTGTTCAG ATTCAAATGACCAGGAACCAGAGAAAGTGCTGCTGACAGCCTCAgtg AAGCAGCAGCCAGTGAAGTCAGTGAATGGATACTACCAGCTGACTGGTGTAGTCTCTCATTTGGGAGGCTCCGCAAACTCCG GGCACTACATTAGTGACATCTTGCATGCCAGTGGAAACTGGTTCTGCTGTAACGACAGCCAGGTGTCAATGTCCAATGAAGCCACTGTGCTGAGGACCAGAGCCCGGAGTGCCTACATGCTCTTCTATATGTTCAG GGCAAGAGAGCGGGAGGCCCCAGCACACAGGGCCTAA
- the LOC106602201 gene encoding ubiquitin carboxyl-terminal hydrolase 37-like, whose protein sequence is MELLGLPNIGNTCFLNAILQCLLVLPSFLKKILHQEQLWSSSPFSNLLRCLSDVYRSSLPDSGANQASKADLMWKVKYSLSGYDSKYLGDTQQDAHELLVNMLCQLKEEGMILKTLGVSYTCPVSQLEFQLVSVRTCTSCGRESSTREDYNHLSLDFSPERTLQSSLALTFKGEKVEFKCEGCKGLHATKLELFHTLPLVLVLHLKRFGGPGGWRSWRLLFCFLRS, encoded by the exons GCCTAACATTGGCAACACTTGCTTCCTTAACGCCATCCTGCAGTGTCTCCTGGTCCTGCCTTCCTTCTTAAAGAAAATCCTGCACCAGGAACAACTCTGgagctcctcccccttctccaacCTGCTCAG GTGTCTGTCTGATGTGTACCGTTCGAGTCTACCTGACAGTGGGGCAAACCAGGCCTCAAAAGCAGACCTCATGTGGAAGGTCAAGTACTCCTTGTCAGGATATGATTCGAAATATCTGGGGGACACGCAACAG GACGCACACGAGTTACTTGTGAACATGCTGTGTCAGCTGAAGGAGGAGGGCATGATATTGAAGACACTCGGGGTGAGCTATACCTGCCCTGTTTCCCAGCTGGAGTTCCAGCTTGTGTCGGTGCGCACATGTACCAG CTGTGGGCGCGAGTCGTCCACCAGAGAGGACTACAACCACCTCTCATTGGACTTCAGCCCTGAGCGCACCTTGCAGAGCAGCCTAGCACTCACTTTCAAA GGTGAAAAGGTTGAATTCAAATGTGAGGGCTGTAAAGGACTCCACGCCACAAAGTTGGAGCTTttccacacactgcctct tGTGCTGGTTCTGCATCTGAAGAGGTTTGGAGGACCTGGGGGTTGGAGAAGCTGGAGGCTCCTCTTTTGTTTCCTTCGGAGCTGA